The DNA sequence GGCCTGATCGGACTGGCCAATACTGCCGCGATCGAGGGCTTCGCTGCCAACGTCAAGGCCAACTGCATCCTGCCCGCCGCCGTCACCCGCATGTCGGAAGGCGTCGATACCAGCCAGTTCCCGCCCATGACGCCGGAGATGGTCGCACCGCTGGTGGCTTACCTGTGCCACGAAAGCTGCGAGGTAACCGGCGAGCTGCTGATCTCTGCCGCCGGCCGTATGGCGCGCGCCTGGACGGCGGAATCGCCCGGCGTGTTCAAGCCGGAATGGTCGATCGAGGATGTCGCCGCGAACATCGGCGCAATCCGCGACATGTCCGCCCCTGTGCATTTCCCGCCAGCGCCGCAGGGGCACCTTGACCACCTGTTCTACAGCTTCGGCATGGCGCGCGGCGGCTGAGGGGAAATTTTTCCCCGCTGCCCGTTCAACTTGCAGCAAGCGCACCCCATTTAGCGCGAGCTTTCCGTTTTTCGTGGAGTTTCCGCCAGATGAGCCGCAGCCGCATCCTTGCCATCACCACCCTGGTCGCCGCCGGCGCCTTGCTTGCCGGATGCGCCGCGCTGGGTCCCAAGCATCCGGTGGGCAATGCCACGGTTCCGCAGCCGGCGAAGTCTGTCGACCTTGATCGCTACCTTGGCCGCTGGTACGAAATCGCGCGTTACGAACAGGGCTTCCAGAAGGACTGCGACAAGGTGACGGCCGACTATGCGCGGCGGGATGACGGCAAGATTTCCGTGCTCAACGCCTGCGTGAAACCCAATGGCAAGGCCACCTCTGCCACCGGCCGCGCCAAGGTGGTGGATACCGCCACCGGCGCCAAGCTGAAGGTCAGCTTCTTCGGCCCGTTCTATGGCGATTACTGGGTGCTGGACCGCGCCGAGGATTACAGCTGGTCCATCGTGGGTGAGCCTTCGGGCCGCTACCTGTGGCTGCTGGCGCGCGAGGCGCGGCCTGGCAAGGACAAGGTCGATGCACTGGTTGCCCGGGCCGCGGCACTGGGCTATGACACCTCCATGCTGCGCATGACCCGGCACGACTGAGCCGGGTCAGCCCTCCAGATAATCGCGCGGGATCCGCAGGGTCGCGGCGGCAATCTGCGTTTCGCGCAGGAACAGCGTCAACGCCCCCATCAGCAGGGCAATGGCGACGATAAAGAAGCCGGCGGCCACGCGCTCAAGCTCGGCACTGATCAGTTCCTCGAGAAACAGCACCGCCACGGTCGTGCCGATGGCGATTCCCGAAATCACCAGCAGGCGCATGGCATGGCCGATAAGGCGGATGCGCTGGTCGATCCCGCGCATTTCGCGAACGACCATTTCGCGCTGCGGCCCTTCCGTTTCGCCATGGCGTGCCTGGAGGTGCCGCGCCCGATCGACGATCCGCCCCAGCCGGGCCGAAAGGATGTTGAGGATATTGCCGATCGCCACCAGCACGAAGACCGGCGCAAGCGCAAGCTGGATGGTCTGGGCGATCATTTGCCGCTGCTCAGCAGTACATCCACCACGCCCGGATCGGCCAGCGTGCTGGTATCGCCAAGGTTGCTCGTATCCCCTTCGGCGATCTTGCGCAGGATGCGGCGCATGATCTTGCCCGACCGGGTCTTGGGCAGGCCGGGGGCAAAGTGGATCACGTCCGGCGTGGCAATGGGGCCGATTTCCTTGCGCACCCATTGCACCAGTTCGCGGCGGCAGTCCTCGCTCGCCTCCTCGCCGGCATTGAGCGTGACATAGGCATAGATGCCCTGCCCCTTGATGTCGTGCGGAAAGCCCACGACCGCCGCCTCGGCAACCGCGTGGTGTGCCACCAGCGCGCTTTCCACTTCCGCCGTGCCCATGCGGTGGCCGGACACGTTGATCACATCATCGACCCGCCCGGTGATCCAGTAATAGCCGTCCTCGTCCCGCCGGCAGCCGTCGCCGGTGAAATACTTGCCGCGATAGGTGCTGAAATAGGTCTGGAAGAAGCGCTCGTGATCGCCCCAAACGGTGCGCATCTGGCCGGGCCATGACTGCGTGATGCACAGGTTGCCGTCGGTCGCACCTTCCAGCACCTCGCCATCGGCATCGACCAGCTGCGGCACCACGCCGAACATCGGCCGGCTGGCAGAGCCGGGCTTGAGATCGGTCGCACCGGGTAGCGGCGTGATCATGGCCCCGCCGGTTTCGGTCTGCCACCAGGTGTCGACGATCGGGCAGCGCTGATCGCCGACCACCCGCCAGTACCATTCCCAGGCCTCGGGATTGATCGGCTCGCCCACCGAGCCGAGCAGCCGCAGCGAGGATCGGCTGGTGGCCTTCACCCATTCGTCACCCTCGCGCATCAGGGCGCGCAGGGCGGTGGGGGCGCCGTAGAAGATGTTGACCTGGTGCCGGTCGACGATCTCCCAGAAGCGGCTGTGCGTCGGGTAATTGGGCACGCCTTCGAACATCACCACCGTCGCCCCGTTGGCCAGCGGCCCGTAGACGACATAGGAATGGGCGGTGACCCAACCGATGTCCGCCGCGCACCAGTAGATGTCTCCGGGCCGGTAATCGAAAACGTAATGATGCGTCATCGCTGCCCAGGTGAGGTAGCCGCCCGAGGTGTGCAGCACGCCCTTGGGCTTTCCGGTCGATCCGGAGGTATAGAGGATGAACAGCGGGTCTTCCGCGCCCATTTCCTCAGCCGGGCAATCCGCCGGGACACCTTCGCGCAGGTCCTGCCACCAGTGGTCGCGGCCCTCTTTCATGGCGATTTCGGTGCCGGTGTGGCGCACGACGAGCACGTCCTTCACCCAGTCGCAGCTTTCCAGTGCGGCATCGACATTGGCTTTCAGCGGCACCAGCTTGCCTCCGCGCCACCCGCCATCGGCGGTGATGACGAGCCTGCTGTCGCAATCGGCAATGCGGCCCGCCAGCGCCTCGGGGCTGAAGCCGCCGAATACCACCGAATGGATCGCCCCGATGCGCGCGCAGGCCAGCATGGCCACGGCGGCTTCGGGGATCATCGGCATGTAGATCGTCACCCGGTCACCGCGCGCCGCGCCCATGCCCTTCAGCGCATTGGCCATGCGGCAGACCTCGCCATGCAGCTCGCGGTAGGTCAGCCGGCGCTGCTGGCTTGCATCGTCGCCTTCCCAGATGATCGCGGTGGTATCGCCGCGCTCTGCCAGGTGCCGGTCAAGGCAATTGGCCGAGACATTGAGCGTGCCGTCGGAAAACCATTCGATGCCGAAATCGGCCTCGTCGAACGAACAGCGCGAAAGCGTGGTCCACGGCCGGATCCAGTCGAGCCGCGCGGTCTCCTCGCGCCAGAACTGCTCGGGCTGTTCGACCGAGCGCCGGTACATTTCGGCATAGCGTTCCGCGTTGACATAGGCACGTTGCGCCCATTCGGCGGGCACGGGATGCAGGCTGGCCATGACTCGCAACTCCTTCGACGCAGGGGTAGCGCGCCGACAGGAGGCAGGCAATCAGGCGGGCTGTGCGATCAGCAACTTGGCACCCGGTTCGGGATCGAGCGCGGCGAGCGCGGGGGCGAGCGCGCACTGGCCGGGGCCGACCGTCTCGCCTGCCAGGCGCACCGAGCCGCTTACCGGGATGACCAGCAGCGGCCGCTCGCCATAGCGCGCGGCAAGGCGTGCATCGCCGGTGCCGTCGAGCCGGTCGAGCCGGAAGCGCGGTCCGTCCACCAGCGTCACGCTGCCGCTCCCGGGCACGCGGCAATGGCTTTCGCGCCGATAGGGTTCGCCGCGTGCCACCTTCATCCCCTGATCCAGGTGCAGCTCGCGCGGGCGGCCATAGTCATAGAGGCGGTAGGTCACGTCGGAATTCTGCTGGACCTCGATCAGGCCGATGCCCGGCCCGATGGCGTGAACCGTGCCGGGCGGGATATGGAAGAAGTCCCCCGCCGCCACCGGATGCCATTCGAGCAAGTGCTCGATCGACCCGTCAAGCGCGGCGGCGCGCATGGCCTCGGGCGGGATATCCCGCGTGAAGCCGACGCCGAGGCGGGCGCCGGGATCGGCGGCAATGACCAGCCAGCATTCCTCCTTGCCCTGCCCCGGTGCCTGATCATCCGAGGGATGGACCTGGACCGAAAGCGCCTCGCTGGTGAAGATGTACTTGACCAGAAGCTGTGACAGTTCAGCCGGCGGATCGAACCAAACCTCGCCGATCTTGCAGCCTGCCGGCGCGGTGAACGGCGCAGGCAGCGCGTGGCGCCCCCACGGCCGTTCCACCATGCGCAGCGGCAGCAGCGCACTCACTGGTTGACTGCACCCGATAGCTTGCCGACGAGCTGGGCCCCGGCTGCCGAGGTCACCAGCACTTCATCGCCATCGACCACGATGATCACGTCCTCCAGCCCGATGACGCTGACGCGTGGCCCGTCGCTTTCCACCAGCACGTTGCGGCAATCGACCAGTTCGGCACGGCCGGTTACGCTGTTGCCGGCCTCGTCCCTGGGGCGGGCATCGCGCAGGGCGGGCCAGTTGCCGATATCGGACCAGCCCATGTCCGCCGGGACCATGGCGGCGCGCGCGGTGTTCTCCATCACCGCATAGTCGACGCTTTCGCTCTCGATGCGGGCGAAGGCTTGCGGTTCCGGGTGGAAGCGGGCGCCGTCCGCGCAGCCGGCGGCCACGGCCTCGCGCGCGGCGGCGGCGATTGCCGGGCGATGGCTTTCCAGTTCGGCGAGGAAGGCACCGGCACGGAATGCGAAAATGCCCCCGTTCCAGGCGTATTCGCCCGAGGCGAGGAATTGCCGGGCGCGGTCCAGGTCGGGCTTTTCGACGAAGCGGGCAACCTTGTAGCCACCGCTCGCCCCGATCGCCTCGCCGCGATGGAGATAGCCGAAGCCCGTTTCCGGCGCGGTCGCCTCGATCCCGAAGGACACCAGCCAGTCCTCTGCGGCAAGCGCGGCGGCCGCGCGGGCGGCGGCGGTGAAGGCCGCAGCATCGGCAATGTAATGGTCGCTGGGACAGACCAGCATGATGGCGGATTCCGGCAGGCGCAGCGCCGCCAGCGCAATGGCGGCGGCAGTGTTGCGTGCGGAAGGCTCGACAATGACCTGCGCCCCCGCCACTCCGGCCAGCTGCGCCTCGACATGGTCGAGATGGGCAGAACCGGTGACGACGATCGGCGGCGCATAGGTCGCCGGGTCGGCGGCGCGGGCAACGGTGCCCTCGAACAGGGTCCGGTCACCGACAAGCGGCAGGAACGGCTTGGGAAAGCGGGCGCGGCTGCGCGGCCACAGGCGCGTGCCGCTGCCGCCGCAGAGGATCACGGGAGTAATCAAGGTCATGGCAATGCGCTATGTTCCAACCGCTTGGCAAGGGCAATGGCTTTGCCCGAACATGGTTAACACCTAGTTTCCGCGCAGCGAGCCGACCGTGGGGGTTATCACCAGCCGGTCAAGCAGTTCGGCCACACGCTCGGCCGGCAGGGGCGGTTCCTGGCGCAACCACCAGGCCAGGATTTCCACCGTGGCGGAAACGCCGAAAATCACGCCAAGATCGGCCGGCAGCCATGTGCTCTCCGGCGTCGGGCCGGGCACGTCGGCAGCAAGGCGGGCGAACTGTTCACGCAGGTGCCCCGCCGCGCCGCCTGTCAGCAGGGCCCGCCACACGCCCCGGCGTTCATCGACATAGGCGGCAAGGGCAAGGCAGGTCTGGCGGGTATTTTCGGGGCTCAGCAGCGGCGCGGCCAGCTGCACCATCGTCGTCAGCTCCTCGCCCGCAACCGCGTCGAAAAGCGCCTCCTTCGAAGGATAATGGCGGAAGAAAGTGGCATAGCCGATGCCTGCCTCGGCCACGATGTCGCGCACGGTGATGCGGTCGAACGGCTGGCGCTCTACCAGCGCGAGCAAGGCCGCGCGCAGGGCGGCATCGCTGCGCAACTGCCGCGCATCGCGCGACTTTTCCGTGGCCCTTTCCCGACCGCTCATTCCCGTTCCTCGTCCTGCCCTGCCGCGCGTTCCAGATCGTGCGGAAAATTGATGTTTGCCGGCGGATTGGCAAGCTCCACCAGCCGCGCATCCAGCGCCGCTGCCAGCGCGCGCATCGAATGCCTGCCTGGTCCGGAAAGGATCGCTTCTGCCGCGCGGGCGCCTTCGACGGCCGGCCACAGCCCGATCACCGGTTGCGCGGCAAGGCAGGCGGGCGCGGGAGAGAGCAGGCCCGGCAGGTCCGGCGGCGGATCGGGACAATCGACACCAAGGCTGAGGACAAGATCGAAACCGTGCTCCCGCGCATGGCGCAGCGCCCCGCAAAGCCCGGCCAGCGGCCCCATCTCCGACGCGGGCCAATCGGGCAGGCACGGCACCGGGCCATGCTCCCGCCCGACAATCGCCACGGCATCGCACCAGGCCTGCAGCGCGGCAACGGCATGGTCGATCAGCGGGGCGCCATCCAGCAGCGCCAGTGCCTTGTCGCTGCCGAAGCGGCGCGACTGGCCACCGGCCAGCACCACGCCAAGGATGCGGGGAGAGGTCATGACGCAGAGGCTAGCCGCCGCGCCGCGCCGCGTCCACTCAGCGGCGCGGGGGAATGCCCGCCGAAAGCCCGCCATCGACCGGCAGGTTCACGCCGGTGATGTTGCTCGACAGGTCAGAGGCGAGGAACAGCGCGGCATTCGCGCAGTCCATCGGATCGATCGGCCGCCCCAGCGGGTGCGTTGCGCCCATGCTTGCCTTTGCGGCATCGCTGGTCTGCAGGCCGGGAAGGAAATTCGTCGGCATGCCAGCCGGGCAGACCGAATTGACCCGGATGCCCTGCGCCGCAAGCTCGAGCGCCAGGGTCTTGGTGAGCAGCGTGACTGCGCCCTTCGACGAGCCATAGGCGCTGCCGCCCCAGCCGATCAGCCCGGCGACCGATGCGGTGTTCACGATGACACCACCAGGCCGCCCCTCGCGCGCCTGCGCCTCGAACTGGCGGATCGCGGCCTTGCAGCCGTTGATCACGCCGTTGACGTTGACGCGGTAGATCCGCTCGATCTCGTCATCGTCGGTGTCGATGAACTTGCGCACCCCTTGGTAGCCCGCCCGTGGCTGCAGGGTGATGCCGGCATTGTTGTAGATCACGTCCAGCCAGCCGAAGGCCTCGACCGTTGCGGCAACGGCGGCATCGACCGCCGCGGCATCGCCCACGTCGCAGGCCCGGGCCAGCGCCGTTCCTCCCTCGGCCGATACCATGTCGGCGGTTGCCTGCGCCGCCTCCAGCCCGATATCGAGCGCCATGACCTTCGCACCGTGCCGGGCGAAAAGCAGGCAGGCCGCGCGGCCGACCCCCGATCCGGCACCGGTGACGATCACGTTCCTGCCATCGAGCAGACCCTGCATGACACTCTCCCGTAATTCGTATTTGCGAATGATTGTTCGGGAATCATGCTATGCCCTGCATGACCAGCGGTCAACCGGCGAGAGCTTGACGATGGCCAGTCGCCCGCCTAGCAAGCCCGTTCACAATAGCGAAAAGGCCTGCGATGACCCGCACTTCCCCCGGCGTTAAGCGCATTGCGGCGATCCTCGATTTCCTGGCCGACCATCCTACGCAGTCCTTTGCGCTGACCGATCTCGTTCGCGCGCTCAAGCTCAGCCGGGCGACGGCCCATGCCTTGCTGACCGGGCTGGTAGAGGTGGGCTATCTCTATCGCACCACGGACAAGACCTATGTGCTGGGCCCGGCACTGGCGCGTGTCGGCCGCGCGGCGGCGCAGAACATGTCGCCGCTGCAGGTGGCCCAGCCAGAAATGCGCGCGCTGGCGGATGAGTTCGACGTGGTCTGCTCGGCCTTTTTCCTCGAAGGCGATACCATCGTCAGCCGCGAACGCGCCGCCTCGATCAGCCATGTCGGCTATTCGCTGCCGCTGGGCACCCGCATCCGCCTGATGCCGCGTTCGCTGCCGACCTTCTTTGCCTGGGATGCCGATGAAGCGCGCGCGCGCATGGACCGGGCGGAAACCCCGGTCACCCCGGCTGCGCGCGAGCAGATCGAGGCAGCCATGGCCTTCATGCGCGAACACGGTTTCGGCGTGATGATGCGCACCGATGACCCGGGCCGCAATCCCGACAGCCTTGAGGCCTTCGGCGGCGAGGCGGACCGCCCGGTTGCGATCCTTGGCGCCATCACGGGCGATGAAACCTATGTCGTCAGCGCCATCGTCGCACCGGTGTTCAACGCGCAGGGGCGGATCGAATTCGTGCTTTCGCTGATGGGTTTCAGCCGCGCCATGACCGGCACGCAGGTGTTCGCCGCAGCCGGTTCGCTGCTGGCGGCCTGCAAGCGCATCGGCGCATTTATCGGCTAGCCTGCCGAAGGACTGCAATCCTTTGCCAGTCGCGCTGCCCGGCATCGTCCCGGGCGAGAATCCGCTTGCGCGCCGCGTGACGAATTGCGAATAGTTGTTCACAATTTGGAATTTGGGAAGAGCCGATGTCCGACGTAATTGTCGCCCCCGAAACGCGCGACCTCGATGAACTGTCCGCGTCGCTGGGCGCGTGGCTTGCAGGCAGGCTAGGCGTGAGTGCGGTGACGCTTTCCAACCTGTCCTATCCGCGCGGCGCCGGGCAATCGCACGAGACGATCCTGTTTTCGGCGCAATGGCCGCAGGGCTCGCTCGATGGCGTTGTGCGGATCAAGCCCGGCGGCTTCACCGTTTTCCCCGACGACCTGTTCGAGCAGCAGTACCGGATCATGGACCTGATGCACCGGTCCGGCGCGGTGCGCGTTGCCGAACCGCTGTGGCTGGAACACGACGAGGCCGTGCTCGGCCGCCCGTTCTTCGTCATGCGGCAGGTGAAGGGGCGCGTGCCCGTTTCCATCCCCCCCTATTCGCGCGAAGGCTGGGTCAAGGATGCCAGCCCGGCGCAGCGGCGGCGCTTGTGGGAAAGCGGCGTGCGCCAGCTTGCCGCGATCCAGTCGGTGCCGGTTGCCGATACCGGCTTCCTTGCCGGCCCGGATGGCGCGCGCGACGGGCTGGCGCAGGAATGGGACAAGTATTGCCGCTTCGTCCGCTGGCTTGAGGCCGAAGGGGCCGATCCCGGCTATGTCGCGGTGCTCGACAAGGGCCTTGCCCGGCTCGATGCCTGCCGCCCGTCGAACCAGCCCCAGGGCATCGTCTGGGGCGATGCGCGGCTCGGCAACATGATGTTCGACGACAATTTCGATGTCGTGGCGGTGATGGACTGGGAACAGCCGTCGCTGGGCGGCGCGCTGCATGACCTTGCCTGGTTCTGCGAAATTGCCGAGACCATGCACGGCCCCGATGCAAGGCACGGCGCGCCGCTGGACGGCATGGGCAGCCGCGCCGAGACCGTCGCGCTGTGGGAAGAGGTCAGCGGCAAGAGCGCCGCCGACCTTGAATGGTATGCCGATTTCGCCAAGCTCAAGATGAGCTGCACCGGCGTGCGCCTCGGCCTGCTGCGCGGGGTGCCGCCGCAGATGGGCGTCGATCAGATGGCCGCCCGGCTCAGGGTGGACTGAGCCGGCTCCGGCAGCCCTCAGGCCAGGTTGAAGAACCGCTTGGCTATGTTGCAGATAATGTCCTGCGTCTCGGCCTCGGGGATCCCGTCGAAATCGCGCAGGATGATCTCGCGCGATTTGGGGAAGGTCGTTTCCGAATGCGGATAGTCCGATGACCACATGATGTTCCGCCCGCCCGGCAGGTTGCGGCACAGGATGCCCGTGCGGTCCTGGATGAAGCTGCCATAGACGTTGCGGTCCATGTAGAAGGCCGGGCTCTGCGTCAGCGGGCTCTTGGTCCAGAAGCGCTGCTTCTCCCAGGTGCGGGTGACATATTCGGTGTACCAGGCCATCCAGCCCACGCCGCTTTCGATCATGCCGATGCGAAGCTTGGGAAAGCGCTGGAAGATGGCGTTGAACAGGAAGATGCCGATGGGCTCGGCCATGG is a window from the Novosphingobium sp. TH158 genome containing:
- a CDS encoding lipocalin family protein; amino-acid sequence: MSRSRILAITTLVAAGALLAGCAALGPKHPVGNATVPQPAKSVDLDRYLGRWYEIARYEQGFQKDCDKVTADYARRDDGKISVLNACVKPNGKATSATGRAKVVDTATGAKLKVSFFGPFYGDYWVLDRAEDYSWSIVGEPSGRYLWLLAREARPGKDKVDALVARAAALGYDTSMLRMTRHD
- a CDS encoding DUF2721 domain-containing protein gives rise to the protein MIAQTIQLALAPVFVLVAIGNILNILSARLGRIVDRARHLQARHGETEGPQREMVVREMRGIDQRIRLIGHAMRLLVISGIAIGTTVAVLFLEELISAELERVAAGFFIVAIALLMGALTLFLRETQIAAATLRIPRDYLEG
- the acs gene encoding acetate--CoA ligase, producing the protein MASLHPVPAEWAQRAYVNAERYAEMYRRSVEQPEQFWREETARLDWIRPWTTLSRCSFDEADFGIEWFSDGTLNVSANCLDRHLAERGDTTAIIWEGDDASQQRRLTYRELHGEVCRMANALKGMGAARGDRVTIYMPMIPEAAVAMLACARIGAIHSVVFGGFSPEALAGRIADCDSRLVITADGGWRGGKLVPLKANVDAALESCDWVKDVLVVRHTGTEIAMKEGRDHWWQDLREGVPADCPAEEMGAEDPLFILYTSGSTGKPKGVLHTSGGYLTWAAMTHHYVFDYRPGDIYWCAADIGWVTAHSYVVYGPLANGATVVMFEGVPNYPTHSRFWEIVDRHQVNIFYGAPTALRALMREGDEWVKATSRSSLRLLGSVGEPINPEAWEWYWRVVGDQRCPIVDTWWQTETGGAMITPLPGATDLKPGSASRPMFGVVPQLVDADGEVLEGATDGNLCITQSWPGQMRTVWGDHERFFQTYFSTYRGKYFTGDGCRRDEDGYYWITGRVDDVINVSGHRMGTAEVESALVAHHAVAEAAVVGFPHDIKGQGIYAYVTLNAGEEASEDCRRELVQWVRKEIGPIATPDVIHFAPGLPKTRSGKIMRRILRKIAEGDTSNLGDTSTLADPGVVDVLLSSGK
- a CDS encoding class I mannose-6-phosphate isomerase, coding for MSALLPLRMVERPWGRHALPAPFTAPAGCKIGEVWFDPPAELSQLLVKYIFTSEALSVQVHPSDDQAPGQGKEECWLVIAADPGARLGVGFTRDIPPEAMRAAALDGSIEHLLEWHPVAAGDFFHIPPGTVHAIGPGIGLIEVQQNSDVTYRLYDYGRPRELHLDQGMKVARGEPYRRESHCRVPGSGSVTLVDGPRFRLDRLDGTGDARLAARYGERPLLVIPVSGSVRLAGETVGPGQCALAPALAALDPEPGAKLLIAQPA
- a CDS encoding mannose-1-phosphate guanylyltransferase → MTLITPVILCGGSGTRLWPRSRARFPKPFLPLVGDRTLFEGTVARAADPATYAPPIVVTGSAHLDHVEAQLAGVAGAQVIVEPSARNTAAAIALAALRLPESAIMLVCPSDHYIADAAAFTAAARAAAALAAEDWLVSFGIEATAPETGFGYLHRGEAIGASGGYKVARFVEKPDLDRARQFLASGEYAWNGGIFAFRAGAFLAELESHRPAIAAAAREAVAAGCADGARFHPEPQAFARIESESVDYAVMENTARAAMVPADMGWSDIGNWPALRDARPRDEAGNSVTGRAELVDCRNVLVESDGPRVSVIGLEDVIIVVDGDEVLVTSAAGAQLVGKLSGAVNQ
- a CDS encoding TetR/AcrR family transcriptional regulator encodes the protein MSGRERATEKSRDARQLRSDAALRAALLALVERQPFDRITVRDIVAEAGIGYATFFRHYPSKEALFDAVAGEELTTMVQLAAPLLSPENTRQTCLALAAYVDERRGVWRALLTGGAAGHLREQFARLAADVPGPTPESTWLPADLGVIFGVSATVEILAWWLRQEPPLPAERVAELLDRLVITPTVGSLRGN
- a CDS encoding molybdenum cofactor guanylyltransferase translates to MTSPRILGVVLAGGQSRRFGSDKALALLDGAPLIDHAVAALQAWCDAVAIVGREHGPVPCLPDWPASEMGPLAGLCGALRHAREHGFDLVLSLGVDCPDPPPDLPGLLSPAPACLAAQPVIGLWPAVEGARAAEAILSGPGRHSMRALAAALDARLVELANPPANINFPHDLERAAGQDEERE
- a CDS encoding SDR family NAD(P)-dependent oxidoreductase gives rise to the protein MQGLLDGRNVIVTGAGSGVGRAACLLFARHGAKVMALDIGLEAAQATADMVSAEGGTALARACDVGDAAAVDAAVAATVEAFGWLDVIYNNAGITLQPRAGYQGVRKFIDTDDDEIERIYRVNVNGVINGCKAAIRQFEAQAREGRPGGVIVNTASVAGLIGWGGSAYGSSKGAVTLLTKTLALELAAQGIRVNSVCPAGMPTNFLPGLQTSDAAKASMGATHPLGRPIDPMDCANAALFLASDLSSNITGVNLPVDGGLSAGIPPRR
- a CDS encoding IclR family transcriptional regulator, with the translated sequence MTRTSPGVKRIAAILDFLADHPTQSFALTDLVRALKLSRATAHALLTGLVEVGYLYRTTDKTYVLGPALARVGRAAAQNMSPLQVAQPEMRALADEFDVVCSAFFLEGDTIVSRERAASISHVGYSLPLGTRIRLMPRSLPTFFAWDADEARARMDRAETPVTPAAREQIEAAMAFMREHGFGVMMRTDDPGRNPDSLEAFGGEADRPVAILGAITGDETYVVSAIVAPVFNAQGRIEFVLSLMGFSRAMTGTQVFAAAGSLLAACKRIGAFIG
- a CDS encoding phosphotransferase family protein, coding for MSDVIVAPETRDLDELSASLGAWLAGRLGVSAVTLSNLSYPRGAGQSHETILFSAQWPQGSLDGVVRIKPGGFTVFPDDLFEQQYRIMDLMHRSGAVRVAEPLWLEHDEAVLGRPFFVMRQVKGRVPVSIPPYSREGWVKDASPAQRRRLWESGVRQLAAIQSVPVADTGFLAGPDGARDGLAQEWDKYCRFVRWLEAEGADPGYVAVLDKGLARLDACRPSNQPQGIVWGDARLGNMMFDDNFDVVAVMDWEQPSLGGALHDLAWFCEIAETMHGPDARHGAPLDGMGSRAETVALWEEVSGKSAADLEWYADFAKLKMSCTGVRLGLLRGVPPQMGVDQMAARLRVD